The Ochrobactrum sp. BTU1 region ATACCCGCACCGCGCAGCCAGTGCAGCCAAAGGCTTGGCCTGTTCGAATTCTGAATCAGCGGAAAATCGAGCAACTCGACATCTCCGGCCAGGCCTTTTTCGGGTACAACATCCGGTGAACCTATCACCACAAGTTCTTCCGGGAAAAGCAGATGGCTTCGGACATTGGCCCAATTGCCGATGCCACGCAGTACTGCCAGATCGAGATCAGACTTGCTCCAGTCAAGATCATGGGAGCAGGGAAACACTTCAAACCATATTTGCGGATGTGTTCTGGCGACGGTGCTGATTATGCCCGGCGCCCATTTCCGCATCAGTGTTGGCGGCAGCCCGATCTTGAGCAGGCTTTGCGTTTTATAGCCGCGTACCGCATCCATCGACACTTCTTCGAGCTTTGCAAGAATGCGCGAGACTTCATCGTAATAGCTCTGCCCTTCTTCTGTCAGAACCAGACGCGGACCCGCACGCTCAAACAGTTTAAGCCCAAGAAAAGATTCAAGATTCTGAATCTGGCGGCTAACACCGCTTTGCGTCATGCCGAGATTTTCGGATGCACGTGTGAAGCTCAGATAACGCACGGAAGCATCAAACGCATGGAGTGCTGAAAGCGAGGGAAGAAAGCGGCGCATCGGGTTTCCTTCAGATTTAATCATGATTTTAAGTCATGCATAATCCAATTTTCAATGCTTTTATTTGATGAGAAAGCGCCGCATTCTCATTGAAAAATAAACATAAGGGAACACGATGGACTACGGTGATAGTATCGACCGAAATCTGGTCAGTATCCTGGAAGAAAACGCGCGCCTGCCAGCAAGCGAGCTGGCACGGCGGGTAGGCCTTGCCCGGTCGAGCGTTCAGGAACGCATCGGTCGCCTTGAGCGACGCGGCGTTATATTGGGCTATCGCGCCATCGTCCGTCGTACAAAGAACGACAACAGCATTTCCGCCTATCTGTTCATCACCGCCTCGCAGCGCATTGTTCAGCGTCTGTTTGCAACATTGCGCGCTTATCCGGAAATCTTGACTGCTGATGCCATCAGCGGACCCGCGAACATATTATGCCGGGTTCATGTCGGTTTTCTTGAGGATCTGGAGGCTTTGATTGAAGAGCTGGCGCAGATCGAAGGGATCGAAAACGTCAGCTACTCGGTGGTACTTTCCAATAAATTCAATAGAGAAAGCAGCCTGGCGCATTCCAGCGCGCAGTAATGCTCGGTTCAAAAAGAGGGAAACAACAATGAATAGACGCGAGTTTATCCAGACAACGCTTTTGGGTGGCACAGCGGTCATGCTTGCGCCTGGACTTTCCTGGGCTGTTGACGGCGGTGCTACGCTGAAAGCCATCAAGGATCGTGGTGCGTTGCGCATCGGCGTGTTTAATGGCACCGCTCCATATTATCAAAAGGACCTTGCGACGGGAGAATGGGCAGGCTTTTGCGTTTCCATGGGTAAAGACCTTGCGGAATATATCGGCGTGCCGCTGGAAATGGTCGAAACCACCTGGGGTAATTCCGTCATGGACCTTCAGGGCGGCAAGATCGACATCATGTTCGCATTGAGCAACAATCCTGAGCGTGCCAAGGCTGTCGATTTCACCGAAGCGATGATGGATAACGTCTTCACCATCATCACGAGCAAGGATCGTGAGATCAAGAACTGGGAAGAGCTGAACAAACCGGAAATCCGTGTAACGGTTGATCTTGGATCAACACAGGATCTCTTCGCGCGCAAGACATTACCGAATTGCACACTCGTTGCGCTCAAAGGTGCAGATGAAACGATCATAGCGCTGCAGTCGGGCCGAGCTGACGCAATCGTGCAGGTTGCGCTTATGTCGGTTGTTACCACGCACAAGCTTGGCAGCAAATACAAGGTCTTCGTTCCTGAGCCGCAAGATAGCCAGCCCACCACAATCGGCGTGCGCAAGGATGCAAATGGCGAATTCCGCGACTACGTCGATGTCTGGCTTAAAAAGCGTCGTGAAGAGGGCAAGGTCAATGAATGGATCGTCAGCAGCCTTTCGCTAGTCGGCGTGCAGCCATCAGACTTGCCGCCTACTTTGAAGTTCTGACGCGTCAACCATCATGCAGCATCAGCAAGGATCACTCGGTGTCATCATGCTTGACACCGGCTTTCCGCGTCCGCCCGGAGATGTCGGCAACCCGGCTTCATGGGAGATGCCGGTAAGGTACAAGAAGGTAAGCGGAGCATCGCCCGACAAGATCATTCGTCAGGGTGGTGCGGGGTTGATCGAATATTTTGTCATTGCTGGAGAGGCTCTGGTTGCTGAAGGATGCAAGGCGCTCGTTACCTCTTGCGGCTTCATGGCACGTCACCAGAGCACTTTAAGCGAAAAACTGTTGGTGCCAATTGCGACCTCCAGCCTGCTTCAGTTGCCGATGGTCAGCACATTGGTTGGCCCGCGGCGCACGGTGGGAGTAATCACCTATGATGAAGCGAGCCTTGACGATGCAATCTTCGCCGCTTGTGGTGCCAGCATCGGCACGCCAAGAATTGGCATGCCAGGCGGTGGTGCTTTTCGCGAGTTGATTGAAGGTAGCGGAACTTATGATCGCTCGGCTCTCGAAACTGAAATTACAAAGGCCGCACAAGAGCTGAAGTTGCGCGAACCTGATCTTGGTGCCGTTGTTCTCGAGTGCACAAACATGCCGCCATTTGCACAATCAGTCGCAAAAGCATGTGGCTTACCGGTGTTCGATGTCCTGTCGCTGGGGCATTGGCTGTTCAGCTCAACGTCTTCCCGTGCGTTCGCTGGGATGTCAGAAAGAGTGAATTAATGGACTATCAATGGGACTTTTCCGGGCTTTGGCAGTATTGGGGATTATTCCTCCAGGGCCTGGCCTATACAGTCGGCTTTACAATTATAACCGTCCTCTCGGGCATATTCGTTGGAACAGTCTTTGCTCTTGGCAGGCTTTCCGGCAACAAAATCATCACTGTACCCATTATGACGGTTGTTGAGGTATTTCGCTGTACGCCGGTGCTTGTGCAGTTGGTCTGGTGCTACTACGCCCTTCCAATGTTGATTGGTTTTGAAATTTCACCTGCCATGGCGGCTTTCATCACGCTTACCTTTTATGGTGCTGCATTTTATGCGGAAATTATTCGTGGTGGCATTGTTTCCATTGATGCGGGCCAATGGGATGCAGGGCGTGCAATCGGTATGCGCCGCGGCCAGCTCATGGGCAAGATCATCTTGCCGCAAGCACTTCGCCGCATGGTACCGCCGCTGGTCAACCAGTCCGTGCTTCAGCTGAAGAACACATCGCTTTTGTCGGTGCTTGCTGTGCCTGATCTTCTTTATCAGGGCCAGCTTGTTACTTCGGCTACCTATCGGCCGCTTGAAACCTACACCCTGATTGCAGTGCTTTATCTCGCAGTTCTCTTCCCTCTGACACGGCTCGCCCATGGGCTGGAAGGCAGGCTGAAATGATGAGCCGAGTGAAGCAAGCAAGCCTTGTGGAGATAAGCCATGAATGCTGAACCGATGATCGAAGTGCGTGGGCTGAAAAAGTCTTTCGGCGACATCGAGGTGCTGCGCAATATCAGCCTCACGGTCAAACGCGGGCAGGTGGTTGCGCTCATCGGACCGAGCGGGTCCGGCAAATCGACATTGCTGCGCAGTCTCAATCTGCTTTCGCTGCCAGATGCGGGTTACATCGCAATTGGTGAGCAGAAGATTGATTTCTCATCTGGGAACCTGTCACTCAAAGACAAATACCTCGCGGCATTCCGTGCCAATACCGGGATGGTGTTCCAGAACTTCAATCTGTTTCCGCATATGAGCGTTCTCGATAACGTCATGATCGGGCCAGTCACTGTTCTCAAACAAGACAAAAAGGCTGCTCGCGAACTGGCCATGGAACTCTTGGAAAAGGTCGGCCTTGCCGCCCGTGCGGACGCCAGACCAGAACAGCTCTCAGGCGGTCAGAAACAGCGTGTGGCGATTGCAAGGGCGCTCGCCATGCGCCCCGATGTGATGCTGTTTGATGAGGCAACATCGGCTCTCGATCCGGCGCTGGTCGGTGAAGTTCTCGCGGTCATCCGACAACTGGCCGAGCAGGGCATGACGATGATCCTTGTGACCCATGAAATGGCTTTTGCTCGTGATGTCGCTGATAAGGTCATCTTCATGCAGGACGGTTACGTCGTTGAAACCGGCGATGCGCGTCAGGTGATCAATGAGCCGCATGAAGCCGCAACCCGAGAGTTTTTGAGCCATTTCCACGGCGGTCTCTCATAAATGCAAGCGCAGAACGGATAAATGTCATGACAGGCAAAGTTATTGTCGTCGGGGCTGGCATTATCGGCTCCACCACCGCTTTGCGGCTCGCTGAAGCCGGTTTGAAAGTAACACTGTGCGACGGCTCAGAACCGGGCGGCGAGCAAAGTGCAAGCTACGGAAACGGTGGTTGGATCAGTCCCGCCTCGATCATTCCCATGAGCATGCCCGGCCTGTGGCGACAGGTCCCTGGATTTCTGCTTGATCGCAACGGGCCACTAACCCTTGACTGGAAATCGGTTCCAAGGCTGACACCATGGCTCACGCGTTTCCTGCTCGCAGGGGCCACAAAATCGCGGGTGACAAAAATTGCGACCAAGCTCAACTGGCTGCTTAATGATGGACCGAAACGCCATCTCGAGCTGGCCAGCGAGACTGGGCAGGAACACCTCATCGTGCAGAAGGGCTTACTTTACGTCTACCCTGATCGTGCAGCCTTTGAAGCTGAAGCGCTTAGCTGGCAGCTGCGCCGTGATAACGGCGTTCAGTTCGACGAATGGCAGGAAGCAGAACTGCGTGAACGTATTCCGGCGCTTGGAGGCAATTTTCGCTTTGCCATTCATGTGCGCGAAGGCGCCCATTGTCTGGACACCGGAACCTATGTTGCGGGTATCGCCACACAGGCGGAAAAAATGGGCGTTCGTCGGATCCGCAAGAATGTCGTCAGGGTGCTTACCGGTGTTTCGCCGCGTGTCGTCTTCGAGAACAATGAGAGTATTGCCGCCGATCATATCGTGCTTGCGGCAGGCATTCATTCCGGGCGCATCATGCGTGATCTCGGCTTGTATGTGCCGATGCAAAGCGAGCGCGGTTATCATGTAACCTTGCCGATGGCCGAACTTCCCTTTGACATCCCGATCATGCCGAGTACCGGGCGTATGGGAAATACACCGACCAATATGGGTTTGCGTCTATCCGGTCAGGTGGAGCTGGCAACGGTGGAGAAAGCGCCCGACTGGCGACGCTCGGAGGTGCTGCTCAAACACGCATTGGCGAGTTATCCCAATCTGGCAAAACAGGATCTGCAGAATCTCAAGCTTTGGATGGGGCATCGCCCATCGCCCGCAGATGGCGTTCCCGTGATAGGGAAACTCACGCAGCATCGGGGAGTCGTTGCCGCCTTCGGTCACGGTCATATAGGGATCGCTGCAGCCCCCAAAACCGCCGAGATCGTTCTCGACGCAATCAACAACGTAACCCCGTCAGACAGTGTTCGCGCCTTCTCGCCCGCGCGCTTCGGCTGTTAATTATCCCGAACTTGAAGGAATGAAACTATGATGCTCAAAGGTGGCTACACCAATTATGGCCAGCAGATAGGTGTGCTGATGCTGGACACGATTTTCCCTCGTCCTGCTGGGGATATCGGCAATGCGCTGTCCTATGATTTTCCTGTGCGTTACAAGACAGTAAAAGGTGCGCATGCCACACGCATCATGGGCAACAATCCTGATCCAAAACTGATTGAACCATTCATCGATGCGGCACGCGAACTTGAAGCGGAGGGCGTACGCGCCATTACCACAAGCTGTGGTTTTTTGGGGCCGTTCCAGAAAGATATTGCCGCAGAGGTCAACATTCCGGTGTTCACGTCATCACTGATGCAGGCGCCGATTATTCACGCCATGCTGCCACCTGGCAAAGTCATAGGTGTCTTCACTGAGCGAGCGCATCACATGAATGATGCACATTTCAAAGGCGTTGGCTGGTCTTCCGATGTGATCCCCGTGCAGGTGCAGGGAATGAAGCAGAATGCCGAGTTTCCGCAGACCTATATTGAAGGTCGCGATTATCTAGACACGGAAGTGCTGAAGGAAGAGATGCTGGAGATGACCCGGGAATTCATGGCGAGCTGTGAAAATCCGGGCGCTATTCTGTTTGAATGCACCAATATGTGCCCGTTTTCATCTTATGTTGCAGCGGAATCCGGTTTGCCAGTGTTTGATATCAACACGCTGATCAACACGTTCTATCTCGCAGCCAATCCACGTCGTTACATCTAAAATTCTTTTGAACTCTGATTGCAGCGGCAATGTATTTTAGCCGCTGCGAATGCTCCAAAACCATTTTCATAGCATCTAACGGGTTGGGCAGACTTGAAGCAGACCGTTTCAACATACTCCACCACCACAGAATAAATTTGCCTCAATGCGGCAGATTTCAGTTACCTGATCTTTGAGATTTCGTCCCGAAGCCGAGAAACTATTCGGGGCCGGTCCATATTCGTGCGCGTTGCGCGGAAGGGCCGCCCCAATGCGATGCTCAGCGAAAGTGGATGTGCCGATGCCCTATCAGTTAAGCCTTCTCGACAAGAGCCCGGTAGCACAGGCTGGTAGTGCGGAAACCGCTCTTGGAAATACCGTTTCTTATGCTCAGGCTGCCGAACAGGCGGGCTACAAGCGGTTCTGGGTCGCAGAGCATCATCATGCAGATGAACTGGCTGGACCTTCGCCCGAGGTGCTTGTTTCTTATCTTCTGGCATCGACAAAGCGGATCAGAATTGGTTCTGGCGGAGTGATGCTGCAGCATTACAGCCCTTACAAAGTTGCCGAAAACTTCAACCTTCTGGCGGCACTTGGGCGCGGGCGCGTTGATCTCGGTGTGGGCAAGGCTCCGGGCGGGCTTCCATTATCAACCAAGGCCTTGCAGCAGGAAACAGGCAGCGAAAAGCGGCTCGATTTCAACAGCAAGCTTGAACTGCTCAGCGCATTTCTCGGCGGTGACAAAATCGCATCGGGTCGGTTTGAAGGACTGGCCGCAACTCCCAAACCACAGGTATCTGCGGAAAAATTTGTGCTTGGCGCAAGCCCAGAGAGCGCGTTGCTCGCCGCACATTCCGGCTGGGACTTTGTCTATGCCGGTCATTTGAATGGCGATACTGCCAATCTGCAGAAGACGTTCGACGCCTATCGCAATGTGACTGGAAAAGTGCCTGTGCTGGCGCTTGGTGCGGTCGTTGCCGAAAGCCAAGACGCGGTTGATGCTGCGGTCTCGAAAATTAAAATCTTCAAGGTACATCTCGCCTCCGGACAATCAGTTTCAGTTGGTACACAGGAGGCAGCCGCCGAATTTGCGCGGCAGGCTGGAGAGACTGATTACCGGGTTGAAGAAAAGCACCCAAATGTGCTCGCGGGCTCAGCAAAGCAGGTGAAGCAAAAGCTCGATGAGCTGCACGAGCAATATGGGGTGACGGAGTTTGTGCTCG contains the following coding sequences:
- a CDS encoding LysR family transcriptional regulator, producing MRRFLPSLSALHAFDASVRYLSFTRASENLGMTQSGVSRQIQNLESFLGLKLFERAGPRLVLTEEGQSYYDEVSRILAKLEEVSMDAVRGYKTQSLLKIGLPPTLMRKWAPGIISTVARTHPQIWFEVFPCSHDLDWSKSDLDLAVLRGIGNWANVRSHLLFPEELVVIGSPDVVPEKGLAGDVELLDFPLIQNSNRPSLWLHWLRGAGIHYNKRIFGPRLPTHDVIIECAVAGMGLAIAPRIFVLEELRSGKLKLALDRVQTSGESYFLCAAQARQGSKNVRLFRDGFIAEAKRHRHSLSAASQVQA
- a CDS encoding Lrp/AsnC family transcriptional regulator; the encoded protein is MDYGDSIDRNLVSILEENARLPASELARRVGLARSSVQERIGRLERRGVILGYRAIVRRTKNDNSISAYLFITASQRIVQRLFATLRAYPEILTADAISGPANILCRVHVGFLEDLEALIEELAQIEGIENVSYSVVLSNKFNRESSLAHSSAQ
- a CDS encoding transporter substrate-binding domain-containing protein, with amino-acid sequence MNRREFIQTTLLGGTAVMLAPGLSWAVDGGATLKAIKDRGALRIGVFNGTAPYYQKDLATGEWAGFCVSMGKDLAEYIGVPLEMVETTWGNSVMDLQGGKIDIMFALSNNPERAKAVDFTEAMMDNVFTIITSKDREIKNWEELNKPEIRVTVDLGSTQDLFARKTLPNCTLVALKGADETIIALQSGRADAIVQVALMSVVTTHKLGSKYKVFVPEPQDSQPTTIGVRKDANGEFRDYVDVWLKKRREEGKVNEWIVSSLSLVGVQPSDLPPTLKF
- a CDS encoding aspartate/glutamate racemase family protein, yielding MQHQQGSLGVIMLDTGFPRPPGDVGNPASWEMPVRYKKVSGASPDKIIRQGGAGLIEYFVIAGEALVAEGCKALVTSCGFMARHQSTLSEKLLVPIATSSLLQLPMVSTLVGPRRTVGVITYDEASLDDAIFAACGASIGTPRIGMPGGGAFRELIEGSGTYDRSALETEITKAAQELKLREPDLGAVVLECTNMPPFAQSVAKACGLPVFDVLSLGHWLFSSTSSRAFAGMSERVN
- a CDS encoding amino acid ABC transporter permease, giving the protein MDYQWDFSGLWQYWGLFLQGLAYTVGFTIITVLSGIFVGTVFALGRLSGNKIITVPIMTVVEVFRCTPVLVQLVWCYYALPMLIGFEISPAMAAFITLTFYGAAFYAEIIRGGIVSIDAGQWDAGRAIGMRRGQLMGKIILPQALRRMVPPLVNQSVLQLKNTSLLSVLAVPDLLYQGQLVTSATYRPLETYTLIAVLYLAVLFPLTRLAHGLEGRLK
- a CDS encoding amino acid ABC transporter ATP-binding protein, which translates into the protein MIEVRGLKKSFGDIEVLRNISLTVKRGQVVALIGPSGSGKSTLLRSLNLLSLPDAGYIAIGEQKIDFSSGNLSLKDKYLAAFRANTGMVFQNFNLFPHMSVLDNVMIGPVTVLKQDKKAARELAMELLEKVGLAARADARPEQLSGGQKQRVAIARALAMRPDVMLFDEATSALDPALVGEVLAVIRQLAEQGMTMILVTHEMAFARDVADKVIFMQDGYVVETGDARQVINEPHEAATREFLSHFHGGLS
- a CDS encoding FAD-binding oxidoreductase, whose translation is MTGKVIVVGAGIIGSTTALRLAEAGLKVTLCDGSEPGGEQSASYGNGGWISPASIIPMSMPGLWRQVPGFLLDRNGPLTLDWKSVPRLTPWLTRFLLAGATKSRVTKIATKLNWLLNDGPKRHLELASETGQEHLIVQKGLLYVYPDRAAFEAEALSWQLRRDNGVQFDEWQEAELRERIPALGGNFRFAIHVREGAHCLDTGTYVAGIATQAEKMGVRRIRKNVVRVLTGVSPRVVFENNESIAADHIVLAAGIHSGRIMRDLGLYVPMQSERGYHVTLPMAELPFDIPIMPSTGRMGNTPTNMGLRLSGQVELATVEKAPDWRRSEVLLKHALASYPNLAKQDLQNLKLWMGHRPSPADGVPVIGKLTQHRGVVAAFGHGHIGIAAAPKTAEIVLDAINNVTPSDSVRAFSPARFGC
- a CDS encoding aspartate/glutamate racemase family protein, producing the protein MMLKGGYTNYGQQIGVLMLDTIFPRPAGDIGNALSYDFPVRYKTVKGAHATRIMGNNPDPKLIEPFIDAARELEAEGVRAITTSCGFLGPFQKDIAAEVNIPVFTSSLMQAPIIHAMLPPGKVIGVFTERAHHMNDAHFKGVGWSSDVIPVQVQGMKQNAEFPQTYIEGRDYLDTEVLKEEMLEMTREFMASCENPGAILFECTNMCPFSSYVAAESGLPVFDINTLINTFYLAANPRRYI
- a CDS encoding MsnO8 family LLM class oxidoreductase: MPYQLSLLDKSPVAQAGSAETALGNTVSYAQAAEQAGYKRFWVAEHHHADELAGPSPEVLVSYLLASTKRIRIGSGGVMLQHYSPYKVAENFNLLAALGRGRVDLGVGKAPGGLPLSTKALQQETGSEKRLDFNSKLELLSAFLGGDKIASGRFEGLAATPKPQVSAEKFVLGASPESALLAAHSGWDFVYAGHLNGDTANLQKTFDAYRNVTGKVPVLALGAVVAESQDAVDAAVSKIKIFKVHLASGQSVSVGTQEAAAEFARQAGETDYRVEEKHPNVLAGSAKQVKQKLDELHEQYGVTEFVLEFPAVSHEQRLAAIESLAGERLAIAA